The proteins below come from a single Deltaproteobacteria bacterium genomic window:
- a CDS encoding PAS domain S-box protein, whose translation MQARLKKLIFYRLILTTIFLFMGLFFQLKGIFIFWGPYTFYHFFICLLYATTIIFALVHRKIKNLVLLTYLVIIADAVIITGIVYVTGGGLSLFFPLYILVVLEAGVILERQGGLMGASICSIFYGLLLNLEYYWVIPSLAPRYPYHSIYLLYKLFLAILSFYLAGYLTGYLAEEVRKRGKELSKTREDYSRLEAFNRYVIHSIQSGLLTTDLKGRIIFLNQAGGKILGIGISQFRYHPLIDLFPNIEEDFPGGLRSRMETTFQRPDGEEIQLGLSVSPLKDHKGKEVGKIIIFQDLTHVKKMEESMRRSEKLATIGQLAAGIAHEIRNPLASISGAIQLLKEEKEAGESTQRLMEIILAESGRLNSLITDFLLYAQPPKLNKKVVDIGALADDTLEVFYRSPQWTQGIKLVKIIEPNVTIAADPQQLQQVFWNLLINAVDAMEGKGLLEVKIQKDGRRQKVMLLVSDTGKGIPPAEINRVFDPFFTTKEGGTGLGLSIVHKIVESHEGDISVESQSDQGTTFILTFPTS comes from the coding sequence ATGCAAGCGCGGCTGAAAAAGTTAATCTTCTATCGACTCATCCTCACCACCATATTCCTGTTCATGGGGTTGTTCTTCCAGCTCAAGGGGATCTTCATCTTTTGGGGGCCTTATACATTTTACCACTTCTTCATCTGCCTCCTTTATGCCACCACCATCATCTTTGCCCTCGTGCATAGGAAGATCAAAAACCTCGTCCTCTTGACCTATCTAGTGATCATTGCTGATGCCGTGATCATCACGGGGATCGTCTATGTGACCGGTGGCGGCTTGAGCCTCTTCTTCCCCCTCTATATATTGGTGGTCCTAGAGGCTGGGGTCATCTTGGAAAGGCAAGGGGGGCTCATGGGGGCCTCCATCTGCAGTATTTTCTACGGGCTCCTCCTAAACCTGGAATACTACTGGGTAATTCCTTCCCTCGCCCCTCGTTACCCTTATCATAGCATCTATCTGTTATACAAACTATTCCTCGCCATCTTGAGCTTCTATTTGGCGGGATACCTCACCGGCTATCTTGCTGAAGAAGTCCGCAAGAGGGGAAAGGAGCTGAGCAAGACCCGAGAGGACTACAGCCGGCTCGAGGCCTTTAACCGCTATGTAATTCATAGCATCCAGAGTGGGCTCCTAACCACCGACCTGAAGGGGAGGATAATCTTTCTGAACCAAGCTGGGGGAAAGATTCTGGGTATCGGGATCTCTCAGTTCAGGTACCATCCCCTAATCGACCTATTCCCCAACATAGAGGAGGATTTCCCCGGGGGGCTCCGCTCCCGCATGGAGACCACCTTCCAGAGACCAGACGGAGAGGAGATACAGTTGGGGCTTTCTGTCTCCCCCCTAAAGGATCACAAAGGCAAAGAGGTGGGCAAGATCATCATCTTCCAGGACCTCACACATGTAAAGAAGATGGAGGAATCCATGAGGAGGTCGGAGAAGTTGGCCACCATCGGCCAACTGGCTGCCGGCATCGCCCATGAGATCCGCAACCCCCTGGCCTCCATAAGCGGGGCCATCCAGTTGTTGAAAGAGGAAAAGGAGGCGGGTGAGAGCACCCAAAGATTGATGGAGATCATCTTGGCAGAGTCTGGCCGCCTGAATAGCCTCATCACCGATTTCCTCCTCTATGCCCAGCCCCCGAAGCTCAACAAAAAGGTGGTGGACATTGGCGCCTTAGCAGACGATACCTTGGAGGTCTTTTACCGCTCTCCCCAATGGACACAAGGGATAAAATTGGTTAAGATTATAGAACCAAATGTCACCATTGCTGCCGATCCCCAACAGCTACAGCAGGTCTTTTGGAACCTCTTAATCAACGCCGTCGACGCCATGGAGGGAAAGGGCCTGTTGGAGGTAAAGATCCAAAAGGATGGAAGGAGACAAAAGGTAATGCTCCTGGTCTCGGATACGGGCAAGGGGATCCCGCCAGCGGAGATAAACAGGGTCTTCGACCCCTTTTTCACCACCAAAGAGGGGGGGACAGGACTGGGACTTTCCATCGTGCATAAGATAGTAGAAAGCCACGAAGGGGATATATCTGTGGAGAGCCAATCTGATCAGGGTACCACCTTTATCCTCACCTTCCCCACCTCATGA
- a CDS encoding sigma-54-dependent Fis family transcriptional regulator encodes MTKQKILVVDDEKSMCDFLEIMLKKEGYDVTCTTRGETALELLENNLYNMVLTDVRMPGVDGFEVLRKTKELSYETVVIMITAYGSPEGAVTAMKEGAYDYITKPFRIDEVKLTIHKALERSNLLRENILLRQEVEERYKFWNLIGKSPKMQRVYELVEKVSQTKANVLITGESGTGKELVAKAVHYNSPRKNRHFVTLNCGAIPENLLESELFGHMKGAFTGAIANKRGLLEMAEGGTLFMDEVGEVPLPLQVKLLRVIQEREFKRVGGTEDIKVDVRIISASNQDLEQEVVKGGFREDLFYRLNVIQIKIPPLRERKEDIPLLVNHFIRKYSLDTEKKIEEVSPEALGLLLSYNFPGNVRELENIIERSITLETSPMITERHIRSYINERMISKNIPPSLEIPEEGIDLNKVVEDLEKAFILKALEKTDGVKKKAAELLGMNFRAMRYKSAKYDL; translated from the coding sequence ATGACAAAGCAAAAGATACTGGTGGTTGACGATGAAAAGAGCATGTGCGACTTTTTGGAGATCATGTTAAAAAAAGAGGGATATGATGTAACGTGCACTACCAGGGGGGAAACTGCCTTGGAACTATTGGAAAATAACCTCTACAACATGGTCCTCACTGACGTCAGGATGCCCGGCGTGGACGGCTTTGAAGTATTACGCAAGACCAAAGAGCTAAGTTATGAAACGGTGGTAATCATGATCACCGCCTATGGTTCTCCAGAGGGGGCGGTCACTGCCATGAAAGAAGGGGCCTATGACTACATCACCAAGCCCTTTCGGATAGATGAGGTGAAGCTCACCATCCATAAGGCCCTGGAGAGGAGTAATCTTCTCAGGGAAAACATCCTCCTGCGCCAAGAGGTGGAGGAGAGGTATAAATTTTGGAACCTCATCGGCAAGAGCCCTAAGATGCAACGGGTATATGAGCTAGTGGAGAAGGTCTCCCAAACCAAGGCCAATGTGTTGATCACAGGGGAGAGCGGGACAGGAAAGGAGCTGGTGGCCAAGGCCGTCCACTATAACAGCCCCAGGAAAAACAGGCATTTTGTCACCCTGAACTGCGGCGCCATCCCGGAAAACCTCTTGGAGAGCGAACTCTTTGGTCACATGAAGGGGGCCTTCACAGGGGCCATCGCCAATAAGAGGGGCCTGCTGGAGATGGCCGAAGGGGGAACCCTCTTCATGGATGAGGTGGGGGAAGTCCCTCTCCCCCTTCAGGTGAAGTTGTTGCGGGTAATCCAAGAGCGTGAGTTTAAGCGGGTGGGGGGGACAGAGGATATCAAGGTGGATGTAAGGATAATCTCGGCCAGCAATCAAGACCTAGAACAAGAGGTAGTAAAAGGCGGTTTTCGCGAAGACCTCTTCTACCGCCTCAACGTGATCCAAATCAAGATCCCCCCCCTGCGGGAGCGCAAAGAGGACATCCCGCTTTTGGTGAATCACTTCATCCGAAAGTACAGCCTTGACACGGAAAAGAAGATAGAGGAGGTATCACCCGAGGCCTTGGGGCTGCTGCTGAGCTATAATTTCCCCGGCAATGTCAGGGAACTGGAGAACATCATCGAGAGGAGTATAACCCTGGAGACCTCGCCGATGATCACGGAGAGGCACATCCGCTCCTATATCAATGAGAGGATGATCTCCAAGAACATCCCCCCTTCTCTGGAGATCCCAGAGGAGGGGATCGACCTCAACAAGGTGGTGGAAGATCTGGAAAAGGCCTTCATACTCAAGGCCTTGGAAAAAACAGATGGGGTCAAAAAGAAGGCTGCAGAGCTTTTGGGGATGAACTTCCGGGCCATGAGATATAAATCAGCCAAATATGACCTTTAA
- the mutL gene encoding DNA mismatch repair endonuclease MutL, whose translation MAAKIRVLPADVVGKIAAGEVIERPASVVKELLENSLDAGSSTIRVEIEEGGRRRVVVMDDGEGMTREDALLALERHATSKICEEGDLDSIRTLGFRGEALPSIAAVSRLRLITRTRDELSGTQILAEGGQVKEMADIGSPPGTRVEVQDLFYNLPARRKFLRGVQSELAHIIEVITRMALIHFPVGFILMHNKRVSFNLPPTQEERSRVRAILGKEVASQLVRVEGSEGEGRIRGWVTVPTYVRGSSKGIYIYVNGRYIRDRLISHAILEAYRRFIPAKMYPAVILSLSVPFPEVDVNVHPTKMEVRFRRAEEVHRLVSGSLRRALSHPFEGRPQKVLELKEEFSPYSAPSFTTSSEGTVPPSWRMVGQIKGTYIVVEGEEGVMIVDQHAAHERVLYERLRTSIKGKTLPQQRFLLPQLIEVKGEEMQLVLGYRAELAKLGLELEEFGNRTLAVKSIPSFLQGEDLKCLLEALSEELAERGEEETLERVLDRICVLLACRGAIKANRRLHEEEVRSLLREWEGTAQPATCPHGRPIFVRWGWRELEGWFLRG comes from the coding sequence GTGGCAGCCAAGATAAGGGTACTTCCCGCTGATGTGGTGGGGAAGATAGCAGCGGGGGAGGTAATCGAGAGACCCGCCTCAGTGGTGAAGGAGTTGTTGGAAAACTCCTTGGATGCCGGAAGTAGCACCATAAGGGTGGAGATAGAGGAAGGGGGGAGGAGGAGGGTTGTGGTGATGGACGATGGAGAAGGGATGACCAGAGAGGATGCCCTCCTCGCCCTAGAGAGACACGCCACCAGCAAGATTTGTGAAGAGGGGGACCTCGATTCTATTCGAACCCTTGGCTTCAGGGGGGAGGCCCTCCCCTCCATCGCTGCGGTGTCGCGGTTGCGCCTGATCACCAGGACCAGGGACGAACTCTCTGGGACGCAGATCCTGGCGGAGGGTGGTCAGGTAAAGGAGATGGCGGATATAGGAAGCCCTCCAGGGACGAGGGTGGAAGTACAAGACCTCTTCTACAACCTGCCGGCCAGGAGGAAGTTTTTGAGGGGGGTTCAGAGCGAACTAGCCCATATCATCGAGGTGATCACCAGAATGGCCTTGATCCATTTTCCTGTGGGTTTTATCCTCATGCACAATAAACGGGTTTCATTCAACCTCCCCCCCACTCAGGAGGAAAGGTCGCGAGTCAGGGCCATCCTGGGCAAAGAGGTGGCCTCTCAATTGGTTAGGGTTGAGGGGAGTGAAGGGGAAGGGAGGATAAGGGGGTGGGTCACCGTCCCCACCTATGTCCGCGGATCCTCTAAGGGGATCTATATCTATGTGAACGGGCGCTACATCAGGGACAGATTGATCTCCCATGCCATCTTGGAGGCATACCGGAGGTTTATTCCAGCCAAGATGTACCCGGCGGTCATTCTCTCCCTCTCGGTCCCCTTTCCCGAAGTGGATGTCAACGTCCACCCGACAAAGATGGAGGTCCGTTTCCGGAGGGCAGAGGAGGTACATCGGTTGGTCTCTGGTTCCCTAAGGCGCGCCTTGAGCCATCCTTTTGAGGGCAGACCTCAGAAGGTCTTGGAGCTGAAAGAGGAATTCTCCCCCTATTCAGCGCCTTCTTTTACAACTAGTAGTGAGGGGACTGTTCCTCCCTCTTGGCGGATGGTGGGACAGATCAAGGGGACCTACATCGTGGTGGAGGGGGAAGAGGGGGTGATGATCGTCGACCAGCATGCAGCCCATGAGAGGGTCCTCTACGAGAGGTTGAGGACGTCTATAAAGGGAAAGACACTGCCCCAACAGCGTTTCCTCCTCCCCCAGCTCATCGAGGTGAAAGGCGAGGAGATGCAGTTGGTCTTGGGGTATCGAGCAGAGCTGGCCAAATTGGGGTTGGAGTTGGAGGAGTTCGGAAATAGGACCTTGGCTGTCAAGTCGATCCCCTCTTTCCTCCAGGGGGAAGATCTGAAGTGCCTCCTGGAGGCCTTGAGCGAAGAGCTGGCGGAGAGGGGGGAGGAGGAAACCTTAGAGCGCGTCTTGGATAGGATCTGTGTGCTTCTGGCCTGCCGGGGGGCTATCAAGGCGAACAGGAGGTTGCACGAGGAGGAGGTAAGATCCCTCTTGAGGGAGTGGGAGGGGACCGCACAACCTGCCACCTGCCCCCACGGACGACCCATCTTTGTCAGATGGGGTTGGAGGGAGTTAGAAGGGTGGTTTTTGAGGGGTTAA
- a CDS encoding glucose-6-phosphate isomerase, translating to MMAEVIGAEHGITLAEIEGIRDKAGEVHRRIRDERREGKLPFLDLPYQEGIGKIRCVAEDLRSNAHDLVILGIGGSTLGGRALIAALGHPFYNLFPAEARKGPRVFFLDNIDPDTIVGLLDILDLSQTVVNVISKSGYTIETLSQFLLLLGVLKGRPGSDWRKRVVVTTDPSKGPLRRLAEEEGLVSFSIPHGVGGRFSVLTPVGLLPAAFIGIDIEGLLAGAASMDNWCREEELEANPALLNAVLQYLAHVKRGKGISVIMPYADGLRGVADWYRQLWAESLGKKKDLQGRLVYVGPTPVKALGATDQHSQLQLYLEGPSDKVITFLALGSFSHILEIPPGGSWGEETAYLEGKSLNKLIEAERRATEFVLTKNSRSNCTIYLKELNARTLGGLFYLLEVQASFAGGLYGINPFDQPAVEGGKRLTYGMMGRRGFEEEGEEIRVWIKGRKVHRVPR from the coding sequence ATGATGGCCGAGGTCATCGGCGCCGAGCATGGGATCACCCTTGCAGAGATAGAGGGGATCAGGGATAAGGCTGGAGAGGTCCATCGTCGGATTCGGGATGAGAGGAGGGAGGGCAAACTTCCCTTTCTCGACCTCCCCTATCAAGAGGGGATAGGAAAAATCAGATGCGTGGCTGAGGATCTGCGCAGCAACGCCCATGACCTGGTGATACTCGGTATTGGGGGTTCAACGCTGGGGGGCAGGGCGCTGATCGCGGCCCTTGGGCACCCCTTCTACAACCTCTTCCCTGCTGAGGCACGTAAGGGACCACGGGTATTTTTTTTGGATAACATCGATCCCGACACCATTGTCGGGCTCCTAGATATATTGGACCTCTCCCAGACGGTCGTCAACGTCATCAGCAAGTCCGGTTACACCATTGAGACCTTGAGTCAATTTCTTCTCCTTTTAGGGGTGCTAAAGGGGAGACCAGGGTCAGACTGGAGAAAGAGGGTGGTGGTTACCACCGATCCCTCAAAGGGCCCCCTGAGGAGGCTGGCCGAGGAAGAGGGGCTGGTTAGCTTCTCCATCCCCCACGGGGTGGGGGGGAGGTTTTCCGTCCTGACCCCTGTGGGACTCCTGCCCGCTGCCTTTATAGGTATAGATATAGAGGGGCTCCTCGCCGGTGCGGCCTCGATGGATAACTGGTGCCGTGAAGAGGAGTTGGAGGCGAATCCAGCGCTTCTAAACGCAGTCCTGCAATATCTGGCCCACGTGAAAAGGGGAAAGGGGATATCGGTGATAATGCCCTATGCGGACGGGTTGAGGGGGGTGGCCGATTGGTACAGACAGCTATGGGCTGAGAGTTTGGGTAAGAAGAAGGACTTGCAGGGTAGGTTGGTGTACGTAGGCCCCACCCCTGTCAAGGCCCTTGGGGCCACCGATCAGCACTCCCAGCTTCAACTCTACCTGGAGGGCCCCTCCGATAAGGTAATAACCTTTTTGGCCTTAGGTTCCTTCTCCCATATCTTGGAGATACCCCCCGGGGGATCCTGGGGGGAGGAGACCGCCTATTTGGAGGGGAAAAGTCTAAACAAACTAATAGAGGCCGAGAGGAGGGCGACAGAGTTCGTGCTGACGAAGAACAGCAGGAGCAACTGTACCATCTACCTTAAGGAATTGAATGCCAGGACCTTGGGAGGGCTCTTTTACCTCTTGGAGGTTCAGGCCTCCTTCGCCGGAGGTCTTTACGGGATAAATCCCTTTGATCAACCGGCGGTGGAGGGGGGTAAGAGGCTTACCTATGGGATGATGGGCAGGAGGGGTTTTGAAGAGGAGGGTGAGGAGATACGAGTATGGATCAAGGGAAGAAAGGTGCATAGAGTCCCGAGGTGA
- a CDS encoding acetyl-CoA carboxylase carboxyltransferase subunit alpha, producing the protein MVRHYLDFEGPLREMERKYEELQRFAPSDDPKVLARIKKLQGRITKLKEEIYSQLTPWQRTQLSRHIDRPHTLDYIQMIFEDFMEFHGDRGFMDDPAMVGGLARLEGETVVVVGHQKGRDVREMGYRNFGMPHPEGYRKALRIMELGARFRKPIITMVDTPGAYPGVGAEERGQAEAIAHNLREMATIAMPIVVVVIGEGGSGGALAIGVGDRILMMENAIYSVISPEGCAAILWRDGTKGPLAAEALRLTAPDLLKLGVIDEIIREPLGGAHRDYQGAAANFKEAVVRHLEELRGVPEERLLLERYHRFRRMGAFIEE; encoded by the coding sequence ATGGTGCGACACTATCTAGATTTTGAGGGGCCGCTGAGGGAGATGGAGCGAAAATATGAGGAGCTTCAGCGTTTTGCCCCCAGCGATGACCCCAAAGTCCTTGCCAGGATAAAGAAGCTCCAGGGGCGAATAACCAAGTTAAAGGAGGAGATATATTCCCAGCTTACGCCTTGGCAAAGGACGCAGCTATCCCGCCACATCGATCGACCCCATACCCTGGATTACATCCAGATGATTTTTGAAGACTTCATGGAGTTTCATGGTGACAGGGGGTTTATGGATGACCCGGCCATGGTGGGTGGTCTTGCCCGTCTGGAGGGGGAGACGGTGGTGGTGGTAGGGCACCAGAAGGGCAGAGATGTGAGGGAGATGGGCTATCGGAACTTTGGGATGCCCCATCCAGAGGGCTACAGGAAGGCCCTCAGGATAATGGAGTTGGGGGCGAGGTTCAGGAAACCCATCATCACCATGGTTGATACCCCTGGGGCCTATCCTGGGGTGGGGGCGGAGGAGAGGGGACAGGCCGAGGCCATCGCCCACAACCTCAGGGAGATGGCCACCATTGCTATGCCCATTGTCGTGGTGGTCATTGGCGAGGGGGGCAGTGGTGGAGCCTTGGCCATTGGGGTAGGGGACAGGATCTTGATGATGGAAAACGCCATCTATTCGGTCATCTCCCCCGAAGGATGTGCTGCCATCTTGTGGAGAGATGGTACTAAAGGTCCTTTGGCAGCCGAGGCCCTTAGATTGACGGCTCCAGACCTCCTAAAACTGGGGGTGATTGATGAGATAATCCGCGAGCCTTTGGGCGGTGCCCATCGAGATTATCAAGGGGCGGCGGCCAACTTTAAGGAGGCTGTGGTACGCCACTTGGAGGAGTTGAGGGGTGTCCCCGAGGAGAGGCTCCTATTGGAGAGGTATCATAGGTTCCGCCGGATGGGGGCCTTTATAGAGGAGTGA
- the dnaE gene encoding DNA polymerase III subunit alpha, translating to MRDFVHLHLHSQYSLLDGAIRFEELFPLARRYGMKALALTDHGNMFGAIEFYQGAIQHGIKPIIGCEIYVAPGSRFKKESGNIKDASYHLVLLVKNQEGYANLIRLVSLAHLEGFYYKPRVDKELLEGFNKGLIALSSCLKGEIPYLLSAGKRQEAKRTAGWYKEVFDGGRFYLEVQDTGLEEQKAVNQGLWELGRELGIPLVATNDCHYLRREDAVSHDVLLCIQTGKTIKDPKRMKFSTDQFYLRTAQEMERLFGHWPEALKNTVEIAERCNLELRFEEYHLPRFKPPAGESLDLYLEKTAQEGLERRFAHTSREQKERERYLQRLHEELSIIKPMGFAGYFLIVADFVNYAKGKGIPVGPGRGSAAGSLVAYALGITDIDPLEYDLIFERFLNPERISLPDIDVDFCIEGRDEVIRYVTEKYGKENVAQIITFGKMQAKAVVRDVGRVLDLPYKEVDVIAKLIPNTLNITLDQALEQEPRLKELAARDETVTRLLSLARSLEGMVRHASTHAAGVVISQRPLMEYIPLYRGGNGEVVTQYAMKDVERIGLVKFDFLGLKILTVLKKAAELIERASGEEVELASIPLDDQETYRLLGSGDTAGIFQLESSGMRDLLVKLRPETFKDLIALVALYRPGPLGSGMVDEFIKRRHKKAAVRYEVPKLREILEDTYGVIVYQEQVMRIASTMANFSLGDADILRRAMSKKDPGEMERLKEKFMQGANRNGIEEEKAERIFERMAKFAEYGFNKSHSAAYALIAYQTAYLKAHYPIEFMAALFTCDMDNTDKVMRYVAECREKGIEVLPPDVNESDWGFAVFGGRIRYGLGAVKNVGLGAVEEILRLREEKGKVSSLFDFCESVDLRKVNRRVVESLIKAGAFDSIGARRSQLMLVLEEALERGQARQKERRRGQPALFDGLELRHGQIQLPDLEEWPESQLLSFEKEVLGFYLTSHPLIRYERDIRELTTGDTETLAEGVNGAQVSVGGLVAEVKEISTKKGEKMAFLSLEDMKGRVEVIVFPDLFRNVRRYIKVDLPVLVRGVLDKGEERLKVKASTLLPLDEAKKEKVSKIHFRLRTPGLSTEHLLELKEILEENKGGCEALVHLIIPHRSEVIIALSPELMVDPSEEMRRSVEGLFGAKTVEME from the coding sequence ATGAGAGATTTTGTTCACCTTCATCTCCATAGCCAATACAGCCTGTTGGACGGGGCCATCCGTTTTGAAGAGCTCTTCCCCCTCGCTCGCAGATATGGGATGAAGGCCTTGGCCTTGACTGATCACGGGAATATGTTCGGGGCCATCGAGTTCTATCAAGGGGCCATCCAGCATGGGATAAAGCCGATCATCGGGTGTGAGATCTATGTGGCCCCGGGGTCGCGCTTTAAGAAGGAGTCCGGTAATATCAAGGATGCTTCTTATCATCTGGTACTTTTGGTCAAAAACCAAGAGGGTTACGCCAACCTCATCCGCTTGGTAAGCCTCGCCCATCTTGAAGGATTTTATTATAAACCTCGGGTGGACAAGGAGCTCCTAGAGGGGTTTAATAAGGGGTTGATCGCCCTCAGCAGTTGCCTGAAGGGGGAGATCCCTTATCTGTTGAGCGCAGGAAAGAGACAAGAGGCCAAGAGGACCGCAGGATGGTACAAGGAGGTCTTTGATGGAGGAAGGTTTTACTTAGAGGTCCAGGATACCGGCCTTGAGGAGCAGAAGGCGGTCAACCAAGGACTCTGGGAATTGGGCCGAGAACTGGGCATACCTCTGGTAGCCACCAATGATTGTCACTACCTGAGGCGGGAGGATGCCGTATCACACGATGTGCTGCTCTGCATCCAGACCGGCAAGACCATCAAGGATCCCAAGAGGATGAAGTTTTCCACCGATCAGTTCTACTTACGCACTGCACAGGAGATGGAGAGATTGTTCGGCCACTGGCCAGAGGCATTGAAGAATACGGTGGAGATAGCCGAACGTTGTAACCTGGAGTTGAGGTTTGAGGAGTATCATCTCCCCCGCTTTAAGCCCCCCGCGGGGGAGTCATTAGACCTCTATCTGGAGAAAACGGCCCAGGAGGGGTTGGAGAGGCGTTTTGCCCATACCTCCAGGGAACAGAAAGAAAGGGAGAGGTACCTTCAGAGGCTGCACGAAGAGCTGTCCATCATCAAGCCCATGGGGTTTGCCGGCTACTTCCTCATCGTGGCAGACTTCGTCAACTATGCCAAGGGGAAGGGGATCCCTGTAGGACCTGGGCGTGGATCTGCGGCGGGGAGCTTGGTGGCCTATGCCTTGGGGATAACGGATATTGACCCCTTGGAATACGATCTAATCTTCGAGAGGTTTCTCAATCCCGAGCGTATCAGCCTCCCCGACATCGATGTGGACTTCTGCATCGAAGGCAGAGATGAGGTGATCAGATATGTGACGGAGAAGTACGGGAAGGAAAACGTAGCCCAGATCATCACCTTCGGTAAGATGCAGGCCAAGGCGGTGGTGAGGGATGTAGGGCGGGTGCTGGACCTGCCCTATAAGGAGGTGGACGTCATCGCCAAACTTATCCCCAACACCCTCAACATCACCTTGGACCAGGCCCTGGAGCAGGAGCCCAGGCTGAAGGAGTTGGCCGCCCGTGATGAGACGGTGACCAGACTCCTCTCCCTGGCCCGCTCCTTAGAGGGAATGGTCCGTCATGCCTCCACCCACGCTGCGGGTGTAGTCATCTCCCAACGCCCTTTGATGGAATACATTCCCCTGTATAGGGGCGGAAATGGGGAGGTGGTCACTCAGTATGCAATGAAGGATGTGGAGCGGATCGGCTTGGTGAAGTTCGACTTTTTGGGTCTCAAGATCTTAACGGTCCTAAAAAAAGCGGCAGAGCTGATCGAGAGGGCCAGTGGGGAGGAGGTAGAACTCGCCAGTATTCCCCTGGACGACCAAGAGACCTATAGGCTCCTCGGTTCCGGTGATACAGCAGGTATATTCCAACTGGAGAGCTCTGGGATGAGGGATCTGCTGGTGAAGTTACGTCCAGAGACCTTTAAGGACCTCATTGCCCTCGTGGCCCTTTACCGGCCAGGGCCTCTCGGCAGCGGTATGGTAGATGAGTTCATCAAGAGGAGGCATAAAAAGGCGGCGGTAAGGTATGAGGTCCCCAAGTTGAGGGAGATCCTGGAGGACACCTACGGGGTGATCGTCTATCAAGAGCAGGTAATGCGGATAGCGAGCACCATGGCCAATTTTTCTCTGGGCGATGCTGATATTCTGCGCAGGGCCATGAGCAAAAAAGACCCCGGGGAGATGGAAAGACTGAAGGAGAAGTTTATGCAAGGGGCCAACCGCAATGGGATAGAGGAGGAGAAGGCTGAGCGGATCTTCGAGAGGATGGCCAAGTTCGCTGAATACGGCTTTAATAAATCTCACAGTGCTGCCTACGCCCTGATCGCCTATCAAACGGCCTATTTAAAGGCGCATTACCCCATCGAGTTCATGGCGGCACTGTTCACCTGTGATATGGACAACACCGATAAGGTGATGAGATATGTGGCGGAGTGTCGGGAGAAGGGGATAGAGGTCCTCCCCCCTGACGTAAATGAGAGCGATTGGGGCTTTGCGGTCTTTGGGGGAAGAATCAGATATGGCCTGGGGGCGGTCAAAAACGTGGGTCTTGGGGCTGTAGAGGAGATACTGCGCCTCCGAGAGGAGAAGGGGAAGGTCTCCTCCTTATTCGATTTTTGTGAATCGGTGGACCTGCGCAAGGTAAACCGCAGGGTGGTGGAGAGCCTCATTAAGGCGGGGGCCTTTGATTCCATCGGAGCCCGCAGGTCACAACTCATGCTGGTCTTGGAGGAGGCCCTGGAGAGGGGACAGGCGAGACAAAAAGAGCGGCGGCGGGGACAGCCGGCCCTCTTCGACGGGTTGGAGCTCCGTCATGGCCAAATCCAGCTGCCTGATTTAGAGGAGTGGCCTGAAAGTCAACTCTTGAGCTTTGAGAAAGAGGTCCTTGGCTTTTATCTGACCAGCCATCCCCTCATAAGATATGAAAGGGACATCCGTGAGCTCACCACCGGAGATACGGAGACCTTGGCCGAGGGGGTAAACGGGGCCCAGGTCAGCGTAGGGGGGCTGGTGGCAGAGGTGAAGGAGATAAGTACCAAGAAGGGGGAGAAGATGGCCTTCCTCTCCCTGGAGGACATGAAGGGGAGGGTGGAGGTGATCGTCTTTCCCGACCTCTTTCGCAACGTCCGTCGTTACATAAAGGTGGATTTACCCGTCTTGGTTCGAGGGGTCTTGGATAAAGGGGAGGAGAGGCTCAAGGTGAAGGCCTCCACCCTTTTGCCCCTAGATGAGGCCAAAAAGGAGAAGGTATCTAAAATCCATTTTAGACTGCGTACCCCAGGGCTTTCCACAGAACACTTGCTGGAACTGAAGGAGATCTTGGAGGAAAACAAAGGGGGTTGTGAGGCCTTGGTTCACCTTATCATCCCCCACCGGTCAGAGGTGATCATAGCCCTCTCCCCTGAGCTGATGGTGGACCCTTCCGAGGAGATGAGGAGGTCGGTGGAGGGGTTGTTTGGAGCGAAGACGGTGGAGATGGAGTGA